The Paenibacillus yonginensis genome segment CCCATCAAGCTTCTAACAGACACAGCGATGGACTGAGCCGCTCCCCATACCAGGATCAGACTTAGCACGGCAATCATAAGCAGGCCGTTTCCTGTTTGTTTCCTTTTGGTCCGGGCGGTCTTCCCGGATCTTACAGGCGGCCTCCCCGGCATCCGTCCTGCTAAGGCATAAATGGCGTCTCCAGCGGAAAATAAAGCATCCGACAGCAATACCCTGCTGCCGCCCAACCAGCCTATGGCGCCCTTAAATAGAGCGAGGGTCAGACAGTTGAGGGCTCCCGCCCAGGATGCTTCATCCAGTTGCATAATTTGCCGGTTACTCATGTTAGTCCTCCTTGCAGATCAGATCCATCGAGCCAATCAGGTTTATCCGCTGTATGCGGACAAAGTGAGAAGTGAAAATGAAAGCCGCGTCATGGGCGACGCGGCTTTGCACTCTTTAATTATAGCTTAATTAGTCGCTTTTGCCGGTTTTTTGCTTGTGTTTACATTTTTGCCTTTAAGCAGGAACCAAAGCGGGCTCGCGATAAAGATCGAAGAATAAGCACCAAACAGCAGCCCGATGACCATCGCAAGCGAGAACATCCGAATCGCTTCACTACCGAAGATTAACAGAGCCACGGAAGCAATAAAGACGGTGAATACCGTGTTGATCGAACGTGTCATCGTTTGAGAGATACTTTTGTTTACCACGGCATGCAGATCCTGGCGAGTTTTCACTTTCGCAAAACGCATATTCTCACGAACCCGGTCAAAGATAACGACGGTATCGTTGATCGAATAACCGACGATCGTAAGCAGCGCGATAATAAACGTAAGGTTGACTTCCAGATGGAAGATCGAGAAGATCGCAATAACCATAAAGGCGTCATGGAGCAAGGCGATGATGGCCGCTACGGCAAAACGCCACTCAAAGCGAATTGTTACGTAAATGATAATCCCCAAGCTGGCCACAAGCACAGCAATCAGGGCATTTCGTTCAAGCTCCTTCGCAATTTCCGTATCTACCGTATTGATTTCAGTGGATGCGTCTTTGCCAAGCTTACTTGTAACAGCTGCCTGCAGCTTGCTTTGATCCGCTTCCGTCAATACATCCGAGAACCGGACACTGCTCTGCTGGGAACCGGGCGTAATGACCATATCTCGCTGGCCTAAACCAGCCTCATTCAGAACCTCCTGAATTTGCGCTTTGGACAACTGCTTAGCAGAAATGTCCACGTTGGAGCCTGATCGGAAATCAACCCCGTAATTTAACTGGAACACTAACAGGCTTATAATCCCTATTACGGTCACTAGGATAGAGAACGAATAGAAATATTTGCTGTATTTAATGAAATCCCAGTTCCATCTTGTTTTTGGGTTGGCTATTTTATCATTTGTATTAGAGGGCACCGATTTCACTCTCCTTCACACCAAGCAAGCCCGGTTTCTTGATGACATTTCCCTTCACCAGAAGCACAAGCAGATAGCGGGAGAAGAAAATGTTCGTAATAATGCTCACCACGATGTCGATCATCAGAACGAGCGCAAAGCTGCGAACGGAACCTGTTCCCATCCAATACATAACCGCTGCTGCGATGAAGGTAGTGACGTGAGCATCCATAACGGTCCTGAAGGAAACCTTGTTCCCTGATTTGACCGCGGACATAATGCTCTTGCCGCTTCTGAGTTCTTCCTTGATCCGTTCATCGGTAATGATGTTGGCGTCGACCGCCATCCCGATCCCGAGTACAAAGGCTGCAATCCCTGGAAGGGTAAGCGTCACTCCTGCAAAGTGGAAGACCAGCAGCATCATCCAGACATACGAAATCAGGGTAAAGCTCGCAATAACGCCAGGAAGATGATAGATGATCATCATAAACAGCAGAATGACCACGGATGCAATTCCGCCTGCCAGCAGCGTTTGATGAAGAGACAATTTACCCAAAGTCGCGTCCACGACCTGGGAATATTTTTCCGTAAGCTTCAGCGGCAAAGCACCGAGATTGATTGTATCTCTTAGCTCTTTCGCTTCGTCAAGCGTATAGGAACCCGTGATGACAGCGGTGCCTTGATTCAGCTCCTGTTGTACTTCTGGAGCGGAAAGCAGCTGATCATCCAGGAAGATCGCAAGTTGTCTTTCCGCGGAACCCGAAGGTTTAGCCGCAAGGCGTTTGGTCACTTCAGCGAACTTCTCTTTGTTTTTCAATTTGATGCTGATTTGCGGACGATTCAGCGAATCATAAGTGATGCTTGCTCCATTTTCGGCAAAATCACTGCCCACCAGCTCAATTTTATTGTACTGGTTGGCTTCTTTCTCTGTACCGTCCTTGCTGCGGAAAGTCAGCGATGCCGGTTCACTCAGCTTCTTGCGGACTTCCTCGTTGTTTGCTGCTCCCGGTATTTTGAGCCGGATCCGGTCCGTTCCTTCCGTCGTAACTTCAGGTTCCGTCCCGCCAAGCAAATTGGAACGTTTCTCAAGACTAAGTGCCGTTTGTGTCAGGGATTCCTTGGTAACTTTAGCCCCGTTCTCCAAAGGTGCCGCTTGATACAAAATCTCAAGCCCGCCTTTCAAGTCCAGGCCCAGTTCCATCTTATTAATCAACCAAGGGCTTGTCCCGGCCATAACCCCAATGGTGATTACCACTACGGCTATGAATGTGACGATTCTTTTCATCCCGTTCATTGTTCCCCTTTCATTCTCAATATTCCTATTATAGCCATGCAGGAAAACGCCGTCAATTTGTGAGAAACAAGTTGAAGCATGTCAAATTATGGTCTCCTCAGGCAAAAAAAGAACCCCTGTTATTCAAAACGGGATCCACGATAGGCGGAAAGCGTCAGATAATTCATAAAGGTTGTTGCTTTTAAGGTGAGAATGTCATTCACCAGACGGTGTACCGGCGGTATGCCATCCTTTTTGTATTTTGAGCTGATACATTCCCATATTTCGGCCGGCGTTACCTGTTCATAGCCGAACAAGCGAAATTCCTCTGCTTTGCTTTGGCAGAGCTCGTCAATGGCTTTAATCAGTTCCTCATCGTTGAATTCTTCTTCAGCCATCCGGGTAAACTCCTTTCGCTCTCGTAGGTTAACTGCAACCTCTCAGCCATTATACCATTTAATAGTGATGGTGGAATCAGTTAATATTTCGGTTCCTGCCTTCAAAAATCCTGCTTCTTCATAAAGTTGCTTGAATCTGGACAAAAGTAGCTGTCATGAAGCTGGACAGGTTAGGCATATCCATATATCAACTACCTGATCGCACTGCCCAGGATTATGAAAGAGATGAGGGACCCGATTTGAACAAACAATCTTTTATTCGCGGAACCATGATTCTGCTGGCTGCAGGCATCGTTAACCGGATCTTGGGCTTTATTCCCCGCATTTTATTGCCAAGAGTCATCGGCGCGGAAGGCGTGGGCCTGTACCAGCTGGGTTATCCCTTTTTTCTGGTGCTGGTCACCATCATCTCCGGCGGTATCCCCCTTGCCATTGCCAAGCTGATCGCAGAAGCCGAATCGGAGGGCAAACCCGAGAAATCCCGGGCCGTGTTGCGCACCAGTCTTATTCTTTCGGGGACGGCAGGTTTTGCTTTTATGCTTCTCTCCCTGCTCGCCGCCCCTTGGCTGATGAGAAACGTGCTCACCGACGGGCGTGTGTACCCGGCTTTTATCAGCATGAGCCCGATGATTTTAATTGTCGCTGTATCATCCGTCTTCCGGGGGTACTTCCAGGGAAAACAAAATATGATCCCGTCGGCAAGCTCGTCCATTCTGGAGACGCTGGTCCGAATCCTGTGCCAGCTTTGGTTCGCTTCCCTGTTCCTGCCGATGGGCATTGCTTACGCTGCGGCCGGCGCAATGCTGGGGGTAGTGGCTGGTGAAGCGATCTCTTTGCTCTCGCTGCTTTGGCAGTTCTTTCTCTATCGCAGGAAGGAAGACCCGTCGCAGCAGACTGAACGGACCGATCAGGACGGACAAACCCAGCCGGATTTCCTTCCTTCTGGCGCTGCGGCGCCAGCCGCTTCTCAGACAGGGTTGATGTATACCCTTCGCCGTATTTTAAAAATCGCAATACCGGTGACCGGAGGCCGGCTGGTCGGATCGCTTTCTTATCTGCTGGAATCTATAACTACGGCTCAGAGCCTGGCTATTGCCGGGGTCGCAACCGCAGTGGCGACGGCCCAATATGGGGCTCTCCAAGGGATGGTCATTCCTGTGCTTCTGCTTCCCGGGGCCCTTACGACCTCTCTGGCAATCTCCCTAGTTCCTTCTTTGGCGGAAGCTCAAGCCAAGGGAGACAGGAAAACGATCCACAAGCGACTCCATCAGTCCCTGCGGCTGGCGCTCGTCACCGGAGCTCCGTTTGCAGTCGTCATGTATGTACTGGCCGAACCTCTCTGCCAGCTTCTTTACAACAACACCGAGATTGCCGGCATGCTGAAGGTTATGGCTCCATTTGCTTTGTTTATGTACGCTCAAGCTCCCTTGCAAGCTACGCTGCAGGCTTTGGACAAACCAGGAACCGCGCTGACCAACACCTTGATCGGGGCCATCGTCAAAATCGGTCTGATTCTTTACCTCGCTTCAAACCCGTCACTGGGCATTTATGGAGCCATTATCGCCAGCATCGCCAACATCATCATCGTTACGCTGCTGCATGGCGCAGCGGTTTCCCGTGCGCTCCAGTACCGCTTCCCGGTTGCGGATGTCGTCAAAGTCATTTGTGCAATGGTAATCATGGCCGGCTGCGCCAGCTACCTGTATCATGAGATTCCCTTTACGCCTTCGGCCATTATTCAATTTATCCTCTCGGCCGCTGTTGCCTTTGTGCTTTACCTGATTTTGACCTTTGCAACGGGATTGATCGACCGCTTTGACCTGCAGCGGGTGCCCGTCTTCGGAAGATGGTTCCGCTGACCTTGATTTCTGCGGTCTAGGCTTGTCATGCTTGCCATACAATTAAAATATATCATTGACGTTTAGGAGGTTGTTTATGGAACACATCCGCCGCTTTATCCCTTTCCGCATTGCCGGCCCCACGCTTTCCGGACTGTGGTACGCTTATTTATGGATGATGATCGGTGCATTGTTTCTCTCTTTATTGCTTAAGTGGTCCCGGTTTGAAGAGGACAGTTTATCCACCTTTACGTATGTCGTGCACGCAATTTCCGTGCTTGCCGGCAGCTTTGTATCCGGCAAAAGAAGCGAACGCAAAGGGTGGTACCAGGGGGCGATCACCGGTATCCTTTACGCAGTTCTATTGTTTGTGATCAGTTTCCTTGCGCTGGACTCCTCTTTCAAAGGCGGTGATCTTCTTTACTTCATTCCGGCTTTTCTGATTGGAGCTACCGGCGGGATTTTTGGGAAAAATGCCAGAAAAAGCTGAGGCTCGTGCAAACTAAGGATATCCTCTCTCTATTTGGATATGATAAACTATTTAAATCGGAGTTTTGAACCTAGAGGAGGCTATTCCTGCTTTGCTTTACGAATCTATGTATTTTATATCCGGCTTAACCGTCTTGATGACCGCTATCCTAATTTATGTGGGAACGGGCCGGAATCCCTTGATTGCCGCATACCGGTTTATTTATGAACTGTTCCATTCCTGGAGGTTTCTGCTTGTGTTCATCGCCATGTGCTGCGTGCTTGTGGTGAATAAATATGAATTAAAGCTGGAAAGCTTGATGCCGGCTCGGAGCAATTATACCTCCGTTTTCTTTGGAATCGAAGGTCATTTTGTCCGTCATTTCCAACAGTTTTTTCACCATCTCTGGGTCTCCCAGATTTCGGCATTCTTTTATGTCATTATTCTTCAATCCTTGCTGGTGGCTTCCATTGGCATTTATGCGGGTCAGCGCAACAAAATATTTTTGTTTGCCTCCTGCTATACCGTGCTGCTGAATTATGCGGTCGCCATCCCTTTTTTCTTGTTTCTCCCGATCAACGAGGTGTGGTCCTACACCCCTGCGGGCGTGACTTTTTATATGCTGGAGGCCTTTCCTAAATTTGAAGAGGTTTATAGACCCCTCTCGGGATTGGATAACTGCTTTCCCAGCCTGCATACCGCGATTTCGGTCTCCATGGCCATTTTGGCCGTCCGTTCCGGGAACCGCAGATGGGCGGCCATCGCGTGTACGAGCGCCGTTATCATCATTTTCTCGATCTTCTACATGGGCATCCACTGGCTGACGGATATGCTGGGCGGACTCCTTTTAGCCGCTATTTCAACTACGATTGCAGTGTACTGGGCATCACGCACCGTTCGTTATGCAGAAGCCAAACCGATGCTGCTGCAGCAGCGATGATCCACTTGTTCTAACTATTCAAGAAATTCCGATCCTGAAAAATAAAAAGCCGGCTGCAGCCTTTCGAGCTGTATGCCGGCTTTATTATTCTACCTGCAAGCTACTTTCGCGATACCCGGTTCATGTCTTCCAGGGGAGTTACTCGGTAGCCGATGAAGCAACGCTGTGGCTGATCGCACTGCGGTCAAAGGTCATCTTCGTTACATCATTGACACGAATGACAACGATGTCGTCGGTCAATTCCACAATTGTGCCGTGGAGACCGCCGATCGTAACGATTTTATCCCCTTTTTTCAGTTCTCTCAGCATAGAGTTCCGATTTTTCTGTTTCTTCTGCTGTGGACGAATCAGCAGGAAATAAAATACGGCAAACATGATCACAAAAGGAACGATGATGCCAATAATCCCGTTGCTTCCTTGAGCCGCTG includes the following:
- the secF gene encoding protein translocase subunit SecF, translating into MANPKTRWNWDFIKYSKYFYSFSILVTVIGIISLLVFQLNYGVDFRSGSNVDISAKQLSKAQIQEVLNEAGLGQRDMVITPGSQQSSVRFSDVLTEADQSKLQAAVTSKLGKDASTEINTVDTEIAKELERNALIAVLVASLGIIIYVTIRFEWRFAVAAIIALLHDAFMVIAIFSIFHLEVNLTFIIALLTIVGYSINDTVVIFDRVRENMRFAKVKTRQDLHAVVNKSISQTMTRSINTVFTVFIASVALLIFGSEAIRMFSLAMVIGLLFGAYSSIFIASPLWFLLKGKNVNTSKKPAKATN
- the secD gene encoding protein translocase subunit SecD, which produces MKRIVTFIAVVVITIGVMAGTSPWLINKMELGLDLKGGLEILYQAAPLENGAKVTKESLTQTALSLEKRSNLLGGTEPEVTTEGTDRIRLKIPGAANNEEVRKKLSEPASLTFRSKDGTEKEANQYNKIELVGSDFAENGASITYDSLNRPQISIKLKNKEKFAEVTKRLAAKPSGSAERQLAIFLDDQLLSAPEVQQELNQGTAVITGSYTLDEAKELRDTINLGALPLKLTEKYSQVVDATLGKLSLHQTLLAGGIASVVILLFMMIIYHLPGVIASFTLISYVWMMLLVFHFAGVTLTLPGIAAFVLGIGMAVDANIITDERIKEELRSGKSIMSAVKSGNKVSFRTVMDAHVTTFIAAAVMYWMGTGSVRSFALVLMIDIVVSIITNIFFSRYLLVLLVKGNVIKKPGLLGVKESEIGAL
- a CDS encoding post-transcriptional regulator, whose translation is MAEEEFNDEELIKAIDELCQSKAEEFRLFGYEQVTPAEIWECISSKYKKDGIPPVHRLVNDILTLKATTFMNYLTLSAYRGSRFE
- a CDS encoding putative polysaccharide biosynthesis protein, encoding MNKQSFIRGTMILLAAGIVNRILGFIPRILLPRVIGAEGVGLYQLGYPFFLVLVTIISGGIPLAIAKLIAEAESEGKPEKSRAVLRTSLILSGTAGFAFMLLSLLAAPWLMRNVLTDGRVYPAFISMSPMILIVAVSSVFRGYFQGKQNMIPSASSSILETLVRILCQLWFASLFLPMGIAYAAAGAMLGVVAGEAISLLSLLWQFFLYRRKEDPSQQTERTDQDGQTQPDFLPSGAAAPAASQTGLMYTLRRILKIAIPVTGGRLVGSLSYLLESITTAQSLAIAGVATAVATAQYGALQGMVIPVLLLPGALTTSLAISLVPSLAEAQAKGDRKTIHKRLHQSLRLALVTGAPFAVVMYVLAEPLCQLLYNNTEIAGMLKVMAPFALFMYAQAPLQATLQALDKPGTALTNTLIGAIVKIGLILYLASNPSLGIYGAIIASIANIIIVTLLHGAAVSRALQYRFPVADVVKVICAMVIMAGCASYLYHEIPFTPSAIIQFILSAAVAFVLYLILTFATGLIDRFDLQRVPVFGRWFR
- a CDS encoding TIGR04086 family membrane protein, with translation MEHIRRFIPFRIAGPTLSGLWYAYLWMMIGALFLSLLLKWSRFEEDSLSTFTYVVHAISVLAGSFVSGKRSERKGWYQGAITGILYAVLLFVISFLALDSSFKGGDLLYFIPAFLIGATGGIFGKNARKS
- a CDS encoding phosphatase PAP2 family protein; its protein translation is MLYESMYFISGLTVLMTAILIYVGTGRNPLIAAYRFIYELFHSWRFLLVFIAMCCVLVVNKYELKLESLMPARSNYTSVFFGIEGHFVRHFQQFFHHLWVSQISAFFYVIILQSLLVASIGIYAGQRNKIFLFASCYTVLLNYAVAIPFFLFLPINEVWSYTPAGVTFYMLEAFPKFEEVYRPLSGLDNCFPSLHTAISVSMAILAVRSGNRRWAAIACTSAVIIIFSIFYMGIHWLTDMLGGLLLAAISTTIAVYWASRTVRYAEAKPMLLQQR
- the yajC gene encoding preprotein translocase subunit YajC, translating into MHMFQYAAAQGSNGIIGIIVPFVIMFAVFYFLLIRPQQKKQKNRNSMLRELKKGDKIVTIGGLHGTIVELTDDIVVIRVNDVTKMTFDRSAISHSVASSATE